A DNA window from Maribellus comscasis contains the following coding sequences:
- a CDS encoding PQQ-binding-like beta-propeller repeat protein, protein MRSILTILLLLLYAGALFSQEIIEFRGDNRSGIYNESALLKEWPESGPEVFLEIEGVGKGYSQPIFADETIFITGIKEDTIDILSAYNLKGELLWDIPYGRSWTASYIDSRSTPTYENKKLYVSSGTGQVNCIDALTGKVVWQVDAIKEYGGEIFKHGDAEALLLIDDAVLYTTGGEENALVALNKKDGSLVWKTKSMGGAKSYASPVLINHNGKKIILAQTSEDFIAVAPEDGRIIWSFDLLQFHTESIGVGAQTNPPLYRNGEIFQTSGYNHPGILFSLSEDGGSVEIKWKNDTLDTHHGGTVLVDGNIYGSTWTNNARGKWASVNWDTGKTNWETDWQNKGSVIFADGMLYLFEEKRGNVALVKPSPEKLKIISTFKVDKGVGPHWAHPAIYNGMLFIRHGDVLMVYNIKA, encoded by the coding sequence ATGAGATCCATATTAACCATACTATTGTTGTTGCTTTATGCAGGAGCGCTGTTTTCTCAGGAGATTATAGAGTTTCGGGGAGATAATCGTTCTGGAATTTATAATGAATCTGCCCTGTTAAAAGAGTGGCCTGAAAGCGGACCAGAAGTTTTTCTGGAAATTGAGGGAGTAGGGAAAGGATATTCTCAACCAATTTTCGCTGATGAAACAATCTTTATTACAGGTATTAAAGAAGATACCATCGATATTCTTTCAGCATATAATTTAAAAGGGGAGTTGCTTTGGGATATTCCTTACGGGCGTTCCTGGACAGCCTCTTATATCGACAGCCGGAGTACGCCAACTTATGAAAATAAAAAATTGTATGTTTCAAGTGGCACCGGACAGGTAAATTGTATTGATGCACTTACAGGAAAAGTAGTTTGGCAGGTTGATGCCATAAAAGAATATGGCGGTGAAATTTTTAAGCATGGCGATGCAGAGGCATTGTTACTGATCGATGACGCCGTTTTATATACAACCGGAGGAGAAGAAAATGCACTGGTTGCCTTAAATAAAAAAGACGGCTCGCTTGTTTGGAAAACAAAAAGTATGGGTGGTGCAAAATCATATGCATCGCCGGTTTTAATAAATCATAACGGTAAAAAAATAATTCTGGCACAAACGTCGGAGGACTTCATCGCAGTTGCTCCGGAAGATGGCAGGATTATCTGGAGTTTTGACCTTTTACAATTTCACACGGAAAGTATTGGAGTTGGTGCGCAAACAAATCCACCTTTATACCGCAATGGAGAAATCTTTCAAACAAGCGGCTACAATCATCCCGGCATACTATTTTCTCTTTCTGAAGATGGTGGATCAGTAGAAATAAAATGGAAAAACGATACTTTGGATACACATCATGGCGGAACAGTATTGGTTGATGGAAATATTTATGGTTCAACCTGGACAAATAACGCACGGGGAAAGTGGGCCAGTGTAAATTGGGATACCGGTAAAACAAACTGGGAAACAGATTGGCAAAATAAAGGATCCGTTATTTTTGCGGATGGAATGCTTTATCTTTTTGAAGAAAAAAGAGGAAATGTTGCTCTTGTTAAACCTTCTCCTGAAAAATTAAAAATTATAAGTACTTTTAAGGTTGACAAAGGAGTAGGACCACACTGGGCGCATCCTGCCATTTACAACGGAATGCTTTTTATTAGGCATGGCGATGTTCTGATGGTTTATAACATAAAAGCTTAA
- a CDS encoding PQQ-binding-like beta-propeller repeat protein, whose protein sequence is MMRTTITIFILLISALSLSAQLTQWRGPNRDGVFKETGLLKEWPADGPAQILEAEKIGKGWSSPIFYNNMIYTTGMIDTLDYLSAVDMEGNIKWQVPYGRSWNQSFPDTRSTPTVEDDRIYVQSGTGRLVCLNRETGKEIWAVDVDKEFECQYHVWGNAETPLIVDDKVICTPGGQKTSVVAFDKMTGELAWQSESIGGPRAYASATVYEFNGHRFVLAVIASHLIALDPNSGEIKWTYQYWKPEEWKWQDNGLIWTNTPLCKDNRIFITMGYDYPAVMLEMDSLGTGVSEVFVDHTFDNHHHGVILHDGYLYGSNWFDNKRGRWVCMNWNTGEIKYVADWDTKGSLVMADGMLYAYNERGNVGLVKPDPDGFEVVSQFKISKGAGTHWAHPFIADGKLFMRHGEVLMVYDIKNK, encoded by the coding sequence ATGATGAGAACAACGATTACAATCTTTATTTTGCTTATTTCCGCTTTGAGTTTAAGTGCTCAACTCACGCAATGGCGTGGTCCGAACCGTGATGGGGTTTTTAAAGAGACAGGCTTGCTAAAAGAATGGCCTGCTGATGGGCCCGCGCAAATTCTGGAAGCGGAAAAAATAGGCAAAGGTTGGTCATCGCCGATCTTTTACAACAATATGATTTACACAACAGGAATGATTGATACCCTTGATTATCTTTCGGCAGTTGATATGGAAGGAAATATAAAGTGGCAGGTGCCGTATGGCCGCTCCTGGAACCAGTCATTTCCTGACACAAGAAGTACTCCCACAGTTGAAGACGACCGTATTTATGTACAAAGCGGAACCGGCAGGCTGGTTTGTTTAAATCGGGAAACCGGTAAAGAAATTTGGGCCGTGGATGTGGACAAAGAATTTGAATGCCAGTACCACGTTTGGGGAAATGCTGAAACTCCGCTTATTGTTGATGACAAAGTTATTTGTACTCCCGGTGGACAGAAAACAAGCGTGGTTGCTTTTGACAAAATGACCGGGGAACTGGCCTGGCAAAGTGAATCGATAGGAGGACCAAGAGCCTACGCCTCTGCAACCGTTTATGAATTTAACGGACATCGGTTTGTGTTGGCTGTGATTGCTTCGCACCTGATTGCCCTGGATCCGAATTCAGGGGAAATAAAATGGACGTATCAATATTGGAAACCGGAAGAATGGAAATGGCAGGACAATGGTTTAATCTGGACAAATACTCCTCTTTGTAAAGACAATCGAATCTTTATAACCATGGGCTATGATTATCCGGCTGTAATGCTTGAAATGGATTCATTGGGAACCGGTGTCTCTGAAGTATTTGTCGACCATACTTTTGATAATCATCATCATGGAGTTATTCTGCATGATGGTTATTTGTACGGTTCAAACTGGTTTGATAACAAAAGAGGCCGCTGGGTTTGTATGAATTGGAATACAGGCGAAATTAAATATGTTGCCGACTGGGATACCAAAGGATCGCTTGTAATGGCCGACGGTATGTTGTATGCATACAACGAAAGAGGAAATGTAGGCTTAGTAAAACCGGATCCTGATGGATTTGAAGTTGTTAGCCAATTTAAAATTAGTAAAGGTGCCGGAACACACTGGGCGCATCCGTTTATTGCCGACGGTAAATTATTTATGCGCCATGGTGAGGTTTTGATGGTTTACGATATCAAAAACAAATAG
- a CDS encoding LytR/AlgR family response regulator transcription factor: MDKKAKCLIVDDEPLAIEVLKTHLSKIDSIEIAGTACDAYDAFNFLAQNKVDLMFLDIHMPEMKGTELIKTLKNPPHVILTTAHRQYALQGYDLNVLDYLLKPISFERFMQAIDKFNAFFVSGSEVSVHRKGTNEAFLYLREKNIIHKIPVSEIVFTESMGDNLKVVTENREINIRYTISSISDILPSDDFLRIHRSFIVALGRITSFSPVSIYIGEKEFPIGTSYKEAVFKRLDYNGFINK, from the coding sequence ATGGATAAAAAGGCAAAATGTTTAATAGTAGATGATGAACCTCTTGCTATTGAAGTGTTGAAAACACACCTCAGTAAAATAGATTCCATTGAAATTGCAGGAACCGCCTGTGACGCTTATGATGCCTTTAATTTTTTAGCCCAAAATAAAGTTGATTTAATGTTTCTTGATATTCATATGCCTGAAATGAAAGGAACAGAACTGATCAAAACGCTCAAAAATCCGCCTCATGTAATATTAACAACCGCCCATCGGCAATATGCCCTTCAGGGCTACGACTTAAATGTCCTCGACTATTTGTTAAAACCTATTTCGTTTGAACGGTTTATGCAGGCAATAGATAAATTTAATGCGTTTTTTGTATCCGGCAGTGAAGTATCCGTTCATAGAAAAGGAACAAACGAAGCATTTTTATACTTAAGAGAAAAAAATATAATTCATAAAATTCCTGTCTCCGAAATTGTGTTTACTGAAAGTATGGGCGATAACCTGAAAGTGGTTACTGAAAATAGAGAAATAAACATTCGTTACACAATTTCTTCCATCAGTGATATTCTCCCTTCCGACGATTTTCTGCGAATTCATCGTTCTTTTATAGTTGCATTGGGGAGAATAACAAGTTTCAGTCCGGTAAGTATTTATATTGGTGAAAAGGAATTTCCGATTGGCACAAGTTATAAAGAGGCGGTATTTAAACGCCTTGATTATAACGGATTTATAAATAAATAA
- a CDS encoding sensor histidine kinase, which yields MAENQLPIFFRFRFLWHLLFWVLIFLMYWITYGGYLDRYHEELIISLTLLPSRIIGTYVFIYLILPFATEKKKFITFGILAVLHAVLYGFIIWSSYYFTNRYTGYYDFSHYSLFYLPKIFNKLISNYGIPVLATAIIIFKKWYVDEQKNKKLAEEKLAAELSFLRAQVHPHFLFNTLNNLYALTLIKSEKTPDIVLKLAGLLDYMIYKSNDDFVPLEKELDILESYIELEKMRYNQRLELDYQIEGDIDSHQIAPLILLPFIENSFKHGASNDRAKPNIKICLKVSEKFLQLNVLNTVPGETKKDETVGEGIGLKNVKRRLELIYPDLHDLLIKFNKKHFEVDLKIFWNN from the coding sequence ATGGCAGAAAATCAGCTTCCTATATTTTTCAGGTTCCGCTTTTTGTGGCATCTTTTATTTTGGGTGCTGATTTTTCTGATGTATTGGATTACCTATGGAGGCTACCTCGATCGTTATCATGAAGAACTTATTATTAGCCTTACCTTGTTACCGTCGCGGATTATTGGTACGTATGTCTTCATATACTTGATTCTTCCCTTTGCAACGGAGAAAAAGAAGTTTATTACTTTTGGAATTCTTGCCGTTTTACACGCTGTTCTTTATGGTTTTATCATTTGGAGTTCTTATTATTTTACAAACCGATATACCGGGTATTATGACTTTTCTCATTACTCGCTTTTTTATCTCCCTAAGATCTTCAACAAGCTGATTTCAAATTATGGAATTCCGGTTTTGGCAACTGCAATAATAATTTTTAAGAAATGGTATGTCGATGAACAAAAAAATAAAAAGCTTGCAGAAGAAAAACTGGCCGCAGAGTTGAGTTTTTTGAGAGCCCAGGTTCATCCGCATTTTCTTTTTAACACACTCAACAATTTGTATGCGCTTACTTTAATAAAATCAGAAAAAACACCGGATATAGTATTAAAACTTGCGGGTTTGCTCGATTACATGATTTATAAAAGTAATGACGATTTTGTGCCGCTGGAAAAAGAACTGGATATATTGGAAAGCTATATTGAATTGGAAAAGATGAGGTATAACCAGAGACTTGAGTTAGATTATCAAATTGAAGGAGATATTGATAGTCATCAAATAGCACCTCTTATTTTATTGCCTTTTATCGAAAATAGTTTTAAACACGGTGCAAGTAACGATAGAGCAAAGCCCAATATTAAAATATGCTTAAAAGTTAGTGAGAAATTTTTGCAGTTAAATGTGCTCAATACAGTTCCGGGAGAGACTAAAAAAGACGAAACTGTTGGCGAAGGAATAGGTTTGAAAAATGTAAAAAGAAGACTTGAACTGATATATCCTGATTTGCACGATTTGCTTATCAAATTTAATAAAAAACATTTTGAGGTAGATTTAAAAATATTTTGGAATAACTAA
- a CDS encoding PQQ-binding-like beta-propeller repeat protein, with protein sequence MSKNTLLLVFILLLTSFVSDAQIPTKWRGPHGNGIYDETGLLKEWPASGPEIIWHFDDLGEGFSSPVFANDMIYITGGKDNEGYVIVLDKNGKLLWKESYGKEFFESYPGVRSSPTVAGNLLYIYSGYGVLTCMDAKNGSIKWQKDMLNDFDGKNIQWGVTETVVVDGDRVFVTPGGKKNNVVALNRFNGDVIWSSEGKGELSAYCTPLIVELPARKLLVTHTADNLIGLDAADGKLLWSYPHTNRWAVHPNTPIYEAGGIFCFSGYGQGGEKLELSADGSSVKEVWKSEKLDSRIGGMVMVDGYLYGSGDKAREWRCVDWKTGEEKYASKDLTKGTLIYAGGMLYCYSERGELALVKATPEKFDVVSQTKVELGSAQHWAHPVINDGKLYVRHGNVLIAYKIK encoded by the coding sequence ATGAGTAAAAATACTTTGTTGCTAGTTTTTATCCTTTTGCTAACAAGCTTTGTTTCTGATGCACAAATTCCTACCAAGTGGCGTGGTCCACATGGAAATGGAATCTATGATGAAACCGGTTTGTTAAAAGAATGGCCGGCATCAGGACCCGAAATAATTTGGCATTTTGATGATTTGGGAGAAGGATTCTCATCTCCTGTTTTTGCGAACGATATGATTTATATAACCGGAGGAAAAGACAACGAAGGGTATGTTATTGTTCTCGATAAGAACGGAAAATTGTTATGGAAAGAATCATACGGAAAAGAATTTTTTGAAAGCTACCCCGGCGTTCGGTCTTCGCCAACTGTAGCAGGCAATTTATTATATATTTATTCCGGTTACGGAGTTCTCACCTGTATGGATGCAAAAAATGGTTCCATAAAATGGCAGAAAGATATGCTGAATGATTTTGATGGCAAAAATATTCAGTGGGGAGTTACTGAAACGGTAGTTGTTGATGGTGACAGGGTTTTTGTTACACCCGGAGGGAAAAAAAATAACGTAGTTGCTTTAAACCGTTTTAACGGAGATGTGATATGGTCATCGGAAGGGAAAGGTGAGCTTTCCGCTTATTGTACGCCTCTGATAGTGGAATTGCCCGCAAGGAAACTTTTGGTTACTCACACCGCCGATAATTTGATCGGACTTGATGCTGCCGATGGTAAATTACTTTGGTCTTATCCACATACCAATCGTTGGGCCGTTCATCCCAATACACCAATTTATGAAGCCGGGGGGATATTTTGTTTCAGCGGATACGGACAAGGCGGGGAAAAACTTGAACTTAGTGCCGACGGAAGCAGCGTGAAGGAAGTATGGAAAAGTGAGAAACTTGATAGCCGCATTGGCGGAATGGTAATGGTTGACGGATATTTGTACGGCTCTGGTGACAAAGCCCGCGAATGGAGATGCGTAGATTGGAAAACAGGTGAAGAAAAATATGCATCAAAAGATTTAACCAAAGGCACGTTAATTTATGCCGGCGGAATGTTGTATTGTTACAGCGAACGAGGTGAGCTGGCACTGGTGAAAGCAACTCCTGAAAAATTTGATGTTGTAAGTCAAACAAAGGTAGAGTTAGGTTCAGCCCAACATTGGGCTCATCCGGTGATAAACGATGGTAAGTTATATGTAAGGCATGGAAATGTTTTAATTGCATACAAAATTAAATAA
- the typA gene encoding translational GTPase TypA has translation MTEIRNIAIIAHVDHGKTTLVDRILHQVNLFRENQEVQDLILDNNELERERGITILSKNVSVRYKDTKINIIDTPGHSDFGGEVERVLNMADGVLLIVDAFEGPMPQTRFVLQKAIDLGLKPIVVINKVDKPNCTPEIAQEKVFDLMFSLEATEDQLDFPTVFGSSKAGWMGPDWKEPTSDISYLLDEIIEHIPAARHKEGTLQMRITSLDYSSYTGRIAVGKVTRGQLVPGSQVSLVKRDGKVVKTVAKEIYLFEGLGKEKTKEPVPSGEICAVLGLEGFDIGDTIADGEEPEGLTPIKVDEPTMSMYFVANNSPFFGRDGKFVTSRQLRDRLYKETEKNLALRVEDTASADSFLVYGRGILHLSILVETMRREGFELQVGQPKVLTKEIDGKKHEPIEALTVHVPDVFSGKVIELVTQRKGDIANIEIKEDRAHLDFLIPARGLIGLRNQMLTATEGEAIMAHRFYGYEPWKGDLGVRRNGALISLETGTAIAYSIDKMQDRGKFFVEPGEDVYAGQVIGENTRQDDLTLNIVKTKKLTNMRAAGSDDKTAIAPAIKFSLEEAMEYIRNDEYIEITPKYMRLRKILLNEHDRKRQAKSVTQE, from the coding sequence ATGACAGAAATTAGAAATATTGCAATTATTGCACACGTTGACCATGGGAAAACGACACTGGTTGACAGGATTTTACACCAGGTGAATCTTTTTCGTGAAAACCAGGAAGTTCAGGATTTGATTTTGGATAATAATGAACTGGAGCGGGAACGTGGAATTACCATTCTTTCCAAAAACGTTTCGGTACGTTACAAAGACACAAAAATCAATATTATCGATACCCCCGGTCACTCCGATTTTGGAGGCGAGGTAGAGCGTGTTTTAAACATGGCCGATGGAGTGTTACTGATTGTTGATGCTTTTGAAGGCCCGATGCCACAGACACGTTTTGTGTTGCAGAAAGCTATTGATCTTGGTTTAAAACCAATTGTTGTAATCAATAAGGTTGACAAGCCAAACTGTACACCTGAAATTGCACAGGAAAAAGTGTTTGATCTGATGTTCAGCCTGGAGGCAACCGAAGATCAGCTGGATTTTCCCACCGTTTTTGGTTCATCAAAAGCTGGCTGGATGGGACCCGACTGGAAAGAACCTACCAGCGATATCAGTTATCTTTTAGATGAAATAATAGAACATATTCCTGCAGCCCGGCATAAAGAGGGGACCTTACAAATGCGCATTACCTCACTGGATTATTCGTCTTACACCGGGCGGATTGCTGTTGGAAAAGTAACACGTGGCCAATTGGTGCCCGGGTCTCAGGTTTCGCTGGTTAAACGCGACGGAAAAGTGGTAAAAACCGTGGCCAAAGAAATTTACCTTTTTGAAGGTTTGGGAAAAGAAAAAACAAAAGAGCCGGTTCCTTCAGGTGAAATATGTGCCGTGCTTGGTCTGGAAGGATTTGATATTGGCGATACCATTGCCGACGGAGAAGAGCCGGAGGGATTAACGCCGATAAAAGTGGACGAACCAACGATGAGTATGTATTTTGTAGCAAACAACTCACCTTTTTTCGGGAGAGATGGAAAGTTTGTTACCTCGCGCCAGTTAAGAGACCGATTGTATAAGGAAACAGAGAAAAATCTTGCACTTCGGGTTGAAGATACTGCATCGGCCGATTCTTTTTTGGTTTATGGCCGGGGAATTCTTCACTTGTCTATTTTGGTAGAAACCATGCGTCGTGAAGGTTTTGAGTTGCAGGTTGGACAACCGAAAGTACTCACAAAAGAAATTGACGGAAAAAAACACGAGCCCATTGAAGCTTTAACAGTGCATGTTCCCGACGTATTCTCGGGAAAGGTGATTGAACTGGTTACACAGCGGAAAGGCGATATTGCCAATATTGAGATCAAGGAAGACCGCGCTCATCTTGATTTTTTAATCCCGGCGCGTGGATTAATCGGGTTGCGAAACCAAATGTTAACTGCAACCGAGGGAGAAGCAATAATGGCACATCGTTTTTATGGGTACGAACCCTGGAAAGGTGATTTGGGAGTTCGCAGAAACGGAGCCCTGATTTCGCTGGAAACCGGAACAGCCATTGCCTATTCAATTGATAAGATGCAGGATCGGGGGAAATTTTTTGTTGAACCGGGCGAAGATGTTTATGCTGGCCAGGTAATCGGAGAAAATACCCGTCAGGATGATTTGACCCTCAATATTGTAAAAACAAAAAAGCTGACCAATATGCGTGCTGCCGGTTCCGACGATAAAACCGCAATTGCTCCGGCTATAAAATTTTCGCTGGAAGAAGCTATGGAATATATTCGCAATGATGAGTATATTGAAATTACGCCAAAATATATGCGTTTGAGAAAAATCCTGTTAAACGAGCACGACCGGAAACGACAGGCAAAATCGGTTACTCAGGAATAA
- a CDS encoding PQQ-binding-like beta-propeller repeat protein yields MKRKITATVFPIFLFCVVSFAQNPNSWTHFRGSNMDGHAQVTKAPLHWSDSTNVVWKVPVKGTGWSSPVVFGNQIWLTSATEDGKEFYTFCFDLNSGKLLDEKIIFSCVEPQRIHSTNSYATPTPCIEDGFVYVHYGTFGTACINTNNFDVVWKREDLKCDHMQGPASSPIIYKDKLIVHLEGTEDPYVVALNKRTGETIWKSVRPEKIYDTLEPVYRKSYQTPIVVNVNGRDLLISNSSFMCFAHDINTGEVIWTIEYGYDSTVSQPLFWNGLVFVNSGWIFLDNKPYFTRQYAVDPTGNGDVTETHIKWMYEDEVPQIPTPVIIDGKMYMVHDRGMVTCLDAMTGEVIWKEKLRGNFNSSPVYAGGNIYFINVKGFCSIVKPGDTFQKIAENDIDETVKAVPVFIQDKLLLRTEKNLYLIE; encoded by the coding sequence ATGAAACGAAAAATCACAGCCACGGTATTTCCCATTTTTCTTTTTTGTGTTGTAAGTTTTGCTCAGAATCCAAATAGCTGGACACATTTTCGAGGCTCTAATATGGACGGACATGCGCAGGTTACAAAAGCACCTTTACATTGGAGCGATTCCACAAATGTTGTATGGAAAGTTCCGGTAAAAGGAACGGGCTGGTCGTCGCCGGTTGTTTTTGGAAATCAGATTTGGCTTACCTCCGCAACAGAAGATGGGAAAGAATTTTATACGTTTTGTTTCGATTTAAATTCAGGAAAGCTGTTGGATGAAAAAATAATCTTTTCCTGCGTCGAGCCACAACGTATCCACAGCACCAATTCTTATGCAACGCCCACACCGTGTATCGAAGACGGTTTTGTATATGTTCATTACGGAACATTTGGTACAGCTTGTATCAACACGAATAATTTTGATGTAGTTTGGAAACGAGAAGATTTAAAATGCGACCACATGCAAGGGCCGGCATCATCGCCCATTATTTATAAAGATAAATTGATTGTGCATTTGGAGGGAACAGAAGATCCGTATGTTGTTGCACTTAATAAACGTACAGGTGAAACCATTTGGAAAAGTGTGCGGCCAGAGAAAATTTATGATACACTGGAACCGGTGTACCGCAAATCTTACCAGACACCAATTGTGGTGAATGTAAACGGTCGGGATTTGTTAATCAGTAACTCTTCATTTATGTGCTTTGCGCACGATATTAATACAGGTGAAGTAATTTGGACCATTGAATATGGCTACGACTCTACCGTTAGCCAGCCACTTTTTTGGAACGGATTGGTATTTGTAAACTCAGGCTGGATTTTTCTGGATAACAAACCCTATTTTACACGGCAATATGCGGTAGACCCCACAGGAAATGGAGATGTTACAGAAACTCATATTAAATGGATGTATGAAGATGAAGTTCCGCAGATTCCAACACCGGTAATTATTGACGGGAAAATGTATATGGTCCACGACCGTGGAATGGTTACCTGCCTTGATGCAATGACCGGAGAAGTGATCTGGAAAGAAAAACTAAGAGGAAATTTTAATTCTTCTCCTGTTTACGCAGGTGGAAATATTTATTTTATCAATGTGAAAGGTTTTTGTTCGATTGTTAAACCCGGAGACACATTCCAAAAAATAGCAGAAAATGATATCGATGAAACTGTAAAAGCGGTTCCCGTTTTTATTCAGGATAAATTACTACTGCGTACAGAAAAGAATTTGTATTTGATAGAGTAG
- a CDS encoding SGNH/GDSL hydrolase family protein, producing MYKYLIILIALISFSGFQQKQKKVLIIGDSISIGYTPFVKEALADKATVVHNEGNGQHTGNGLKKLDSWLNDEKWDVIQFNWGLWDLCYRSPNSKEQGNRDKINGKITYSVEEYQQNLEQLVKKLKMTGAKLIFVTTSYVPENEAGRFAGDELKYNKVAKQIMKENGILVNDIWKTTKKIHKKQGQALNNVHYTPEGYKQIADKITSFLKKEL from the coding sequence ATGTACAAGTATCTAATTATACTCATTGCGCTGATAAGTTTTTCAGGATTTCAGCAAAAACAAAAGAAAGTCTTAATTATCGGAGACTCCATTTCTATTGGCTACACTCCGTTTGTAAAAGAGGCGTTGGCAGATAAAGCTACTGTGGTTCACAATGAGGGAAACGGCCAGCACACCGGCAATGGACTGAAAAAACTGGACTCCTGGCTAAACGATGAAAAATGGGATGTGATTCAGTTTAATTGGGGATTGTGGGATTTGTGTTATCGAAGTCCAAATTCCAAAGAACAGGGAAACCGCGATAAAATAAATGGCAAAATAACGTATTCAGTTGAAGAGTATCAGCAAAATCTGGAGCAACTCGTAAAAAAACTAAAAATGACCGGGGCTAAATTAATTTTTGTGACAACTTCTTATGTTCCCGAAAACGAAGCGGGAAGATTTGCCGGCGACGAGTTAAAATATAACAAAGTGGCGAAACAAATTATGAAAGAAAACGGAATTTTGGTGAACGACATTTGGAAAACCACAAAAAAAATCCACAAAAAACAGGGGCAAGCGCTAAACAATGTGCATTATACACCAGAAGGATATAAACAAATTGCCGACAAAATCACTTCTTTCTTAAAAAAGGAATTATAA
- a CDS encoding endonuclease/exonuclease/phosphatase family protein, translating into MKRYVFFLTALLMFSVAKSQEEETIRVLTFNILHGATTNGDFDLDKIASVIKQTNPDVVALQEVDFKTRRARGYDLATELGWRTKMAPLFGKAMDYDGGGYGEGVLSKYPILSGRNVLLPHSPKNEPRAALEITIELPSGDTICFIGTHLDHLANSVDRIAQTKKINRVFSKNKYPTILAGDLNATPESEAIGILESVWTDVYQTEVPFTFPSDKPNKKIDYILYKPASKWEVIETKIICDSIASDHCAHFAILKLQK; encoded by the coding sequence ATGAAAAGGTACGTCTTTTTTCTTACTGCTCTTTTGATGTTTTCAGTAGCTAAATCACAGGAAGAGGAAACAATCCGGGTCTTAACCTTTAATATTTTACATGGTGCAACAACCAATGGAGATTTCGATTTGGATAAAATTGCATCCGTAATCAAACAAACCAATCCCGATGTGGTCGCTTTGCAGGAAGTAGATTTCAAAACCAGGCGTGCCCGGGGTTACGACTTGGCCACAGAACTCGGCTGGCGCACAAAAATGGCACCACTGTTTGGAAAAGCCATGGATTATGACGGCGGCGGTTATGGTGAGGGCGTTTTGTCAAAATATCCGATTCTGTCCGGCAGAAATGTTTTGCTTCCCCATTCTCCGAAAAATGAACCACGCGCAGCATTGGAAATTACAATAGAACTCCCTTCCGGCGACACCATTTGTTTTATTGGCACTCACCTCGATCATCTGGCAAATAGTGTTGACCGAATTGCGCAAACCAAAAAAATTAATCGTGTCTTTTCTAAAAATAAATACCCTACAATTTTAGCCGGCGATTTAAATGCTACTCCTGAAAGCGAAGCCATCGGTATTTTAGAATCTGTTTGGACAGATGTTTATCAAACCGAAGTTCCGTTTACCTTTCCTTCGGATAAGCCGAACAAAAAAATTGACTACATCCTTTACAAACCAGCAAGCAAATGGGAAGTAATTGAAACCAAAATAATTTGCGACAGTATCGCTTCAGATCATTGCGCTCATTTTGCAATACTAAAACTGCAAAAATAA